In one Notolabrus celidotus isolate fNotCel1 chromosome 1, fNotCel1.pri, whole genome shotgun sequence genomic region, the following are encoded:
- the si:ch211-161c3.5 gene encoding uncharacterized protein C3orf18 homolog isoform X2 codes for MAVTAAKTTSSFLSTTSTTTAVPSLLSTTASARDNITTRTTLMTVTITTNETSFNATSFPEAVIESSGMGMVLVPFGIITVIGLAVAIMLYIRKRKRLEKLRHQLMPMYNFDPAEEQDDLLEQELLDHGREGSLTGPNAKF; via the exons ATGGCTGTAACTGCAGCAAAGACAACCTCAAGTTTTCTCTCCACAACTTCCACGACCACCGCagtcccctccctcctctcgaCGACTGCGAGCGCCAGAGACAACATCACCACCAGAACAACATTAATGACTGTTACTATAACAACGAATGAGACCAGCTTCAATGCCACCTCATTTCCAGAGGCGGTTATTGAGAGCTCGGGAATGGGAATGGTGCTCGTGCCATTCGGCATCATCACTGTTATTGGCTTAGCAGTGGCAATC ATGCTGTATATTCGGAAACGGAAGCG GTTGGAGAAGCTGAGGCACCAGCTCATGCCCATGTACAACTTTGACCCGGCTGAAGAACAAGATGACCTGCTGGAACAGGAACTACTCGACCACGGCCGGGAAGGCAGCCTCACAGGTCCCAATGCAAAG ttTTGA